From Cyclopterus lumpus isolate fCycLum1 chromosome 4, fCycLum1.pri, whole genome shotgun sequence, a single genomic window includes:
- the dda1 gene encoding DET1- and DDB1-associated protein 1 produces MEKADFLKGLPVYNKSNFSRFHADSVCKASNRRPSVYLPTRDYPSEQIIVTEKTNILLRYLHQQWDKKNAAKKREQEQGEGDSPAPPRKIARTDSQEMNEDS; encoded by the exons ATGGAGAAG GCTGATTTCTTGAAAGGACTTCCCGTCTACAATAAGAGCAACTTCAGCAGATTTCATGCAGACTCCGTTTGTAAAGCATCT AATCGGAGGCCCTCTGTATACCTTCCAACACGAGATTACCCCTCCGAACAGA TTATTGTAACAGAGAAAACCAACATCCTCCTGCGTTACCTCCATCAGCAGTGGGACAAAAAG AATGCAGCAAAGAAAAGGGAACAGGAGCAAGGTGAGGGGGACAGTCCTGCACCCCCAAGGAAGATCGCCAGGACAGATAGCCAAGAGATGAACGAGGActcataa
- the abhd8b gene encoding protein ABHD8, with amino-acid sequence MLTSLMEGLLCCLTSKSANIVAPAETSESTDGYEFVEVKPGRVLRVRHIIPDRPVVEEPTGPGGTVSCKRKITVYRNGQLFIENLGDRASAELKNCQNGEAEPKNTVEVELTDCGKSSAPVSIPEAGPESVAAGKDGTAETVTGGDAPAAGQTDQSQHPRKRRRKPKRTVVIDCERKISSCKGTHADVALFFIHGVGGSLDIWNSQVDFFSRLGYEVISPDLAGHGASSAPQIAAAYTFYALAEDMRLIFKRYARKRNILIGHSYGVSFCTFLAHEYPEQIHKMVMINGGGPTALEPSLCSIFNLPTCVLHCLSPLLAWSFLKAGFARQGAKEKQLLKDNNAFNVSSFVLRAMMSGQYWPEGDEVYHAELTVPILLVHGMHDKFVPIEEDQRMAEILLMAFLKVLEDGSHMVMMESPEAVNTLLHEFILWEPTTSPPQKKESKTRPETAQTQSDNTKATSDPSKVRPATARQSSSNSNTQEKPNSKAKK; translated from the exons ATGCTGACCAGCTTAATGGAGGGTCTTCTCTGCTGCCTCACCTCAAAGTCGGCTAACATTGTGGCTCCTGCAGAAACCTCAGAATCCACGGATGGCTATGAGTTTGTGGAGGTGAAACCAGGCCGCGTACTGCGGGTTCGACACATCATCCCCGACCGGCCAGTGGTGGAGGAGCCCACCGGGCCCGGTGGGACTGTCAGCTGCAAACGAAAGATCACAGTATATCGTAACGGACAGCTTTTCATTGAGAACTTGGGTGACAGGGCGAGTGCAGAGCTTAAAAACTGCCAGAATGGAGAGGCAGAACCAAAAAACACTGTAGAGGTTGAACTGACAGACTGTGGGAAGTCCTCGGCGCCGGTCAGCATCCCTGAGGCCGGGCCTGAGTCCGTCGCAGCTGGAAAAGATGGGACGGCTGAAACAGTAACTGGAGGAGATGCACCTGCTGCTGGTCAGACGGACCAGTCGCAGCATCCCAGGAAGCGCAGGAGGAAGCCCAAGCGCACTGTGGTGATCGACTGTGAGAGGAAGATATCGTCCTGTAAAGGGACACATGCAGACGTGGCTCTGTTCTTCATCCATGGAGTGGGAGGCTCACTGGACATCTGGAACAGCCAGGTGGACTTCTTTTCCAGGCTGGGCTATGAGGTGATCTCCCCGGACCTGGCAGGTCACGGAGCCAGCTCAGCACCACAGATAGCTGCTGCCTACACTTTCTATGCCCTAGCTGAGGATATGAGACTTATCTTCAAGAGATATGCACGCAAGAGGAATATTCTCATAGGACATTCTTACGG TGTGTCGTTCTGTACCTTTCTGGCCCACGAGTATCCAGAGCAGATCCACAAGATGGTGATGATCAACGGAGGCGGTCCCACAGCTCTGGAGCCCAGCCTCTGCTCCATCTTCAACCTGCCCACCTGTGTGCTTCACTGCCTCTCGCCGCTGCTAGCCTGGAGCTTTCTCAA GGCTGGCTTTGCTCGGCAGGGTGCCAAGGAGAAGCAGCTGCTGAAAGACAACAATGCCTTCAATGTGTCGTCCTTTGTGCTGCGCGCCATGATGAGTGGGCAGTACTGGCCTGAGGGGGATGAGGTCTACCATGCTGAACTCACAGTGCCCATCCTGCTGGTTCACGGCATGCATGACAAGTTTGTCCCCATTGAAGAGGACCAGCGCATGGCTGAG ATCCTTCTGATGGCCTTCCTGAAGGTCCTGGAGGACGGCAGTCACATGGTCATGATGGAGTCTCCTGAGGCTGTCAACACACTGCTGCATGAGTTCATCCTGTGGGAGCCGACCACCTCTCCACCGCAGAAGAAAGAGTCCAAAACCCGTCCAGAAACTGCTCAAACCCAATCTGACAACACCAAGGCTACATCTGACCCTTCCAAGGTCCGACCTGCAACTGCAAGGCAGAGCTCATCAAACAGCAACACACAGGAGAAGCCAAACAGCAAGGCCAAGAAATGA